A genome region from Thermomonospora amylolytica includes the following:
- a CDS encoding GNAT family N-acetyltransferase, whose amino-acid sequence MHELTTERLTLSPVRPSDHAVLLEHWRRPQVRGLATEAARAVLTHALDTLKRPRVLAEIDEANHASTASACARSPPSRANSAP is encoded by the coding sequence GTGCACGAACTGACCACCGAACGCCTCACGCTGTCGCCCGTACGGCCGTCCGACCATGCCGTACTGCTCGAGCACTGGCGCCGCCCGCAGGTCCGCGGCCTGGCCACCGAGGCCGCCCGCGCCGTCCTCACCCACGCCCTGGACACCCTGAAACGCCCCCGGGTCCTCGCCGAGATCGACGAGGCCAACCACGCCTCGACCGCCTCGGCATGCGCCCGTTCACCACCGTCCAGGGCAAACTCGGCCCCATGA
- a CDS encoding ABC transporter substrate-binding protein: MDKARLLAGMLLVLPLAACGGGAQEQATAAGGECVREYDAGKDYFPVKQEIRHATNFTLRYAKNYQVITVKQPSPGAAPQTYVLVRCGTPAPRLEGALKGATVVQTPVRTLFAGSTTHLPFITELGVLDRLKGVAAAGLITSPQVRAQVRAGKVVEYADVTGEQVNTEKVIGARPDVLMTDGRENPAYGPLRQAGIRIVANAEWQETTALGRAEWIKFVAALTGTEATASETFDKVAAAYRALAGRARTAEPVTVLPGQMFQGQWAIPNGESFMARLIRDAGGTYAWAGTKGTGSMTLDLEAVLAEARDAEVWLPQMNEWKTLADVTEADPRYAEFAAFRSGRVWPANKALGPGGGNDLYERGVVRPDLILADLVAILHPDLMPNHSFTFYQRLAK, from the coding sequence ATGGACAAGGCGCGGCTGCTGGCCGGGATGCTGCTGGTGCTGCCGCTGGCCGCGTGCGGCGGCGGCGCGCAGGAGCAGGCGACGGCGGCCGGCGGCGAGTGCGTCCGCGAGTACGACGCGGGCAAGGACTACTTCCCGGTCAAGCAGGAGATCCGGCACGCCACCAACTTCACCCTGCGGTACGCGAAGAACTACCAGGTCATCACGGTCAAGCAGCCGTCGCCGGGGGCCGCGCCGCAGACGTACGTGCTGGTGCGCTGCGGGACGCCCGCACCCAGGCTGGAGGGCGCGCTCAAGGGCGCGACCGTGGTGCAGACCCCGGTGCGCACGCTGTTCGCCGGCTCGACGACGCATCTGCCGTTCATCACCGAACTGGGCGTGCTGGACCGGCTGAAGGGCGTCGCCGCCGCCGGGCTGATCACCTCGCCGCAGGTCCGCGCGCAGGTGCGGGCCGGGAAGGTGGTCGAGTACGCCGACGTGACCGGCGAGCAGGTGAACACCGAGAAGGTGATCGGCGCCCGCCCGGACGTGCTGATGACCGACGGCCGGGAGAACCCCGCGTACGGGCCGCTGCGGCAGGCCGGGATCAGGATCGTCGCGAACGCGGAGTGGCAGGAGACCACCGCCCTGGGCCGGGCCGAGTGGATCAAGTTCGTGGCCGCCCTGACCGGCACCGAGGCCACGGCGTCCGAGACGTTCGACAAGGTCGCCGCCGCCTACCGGGCGCTGGCCGGCAGGGCGCGGACGGCCGAGCCGGTGACGGTCCTGCCCGGCCAGATGTTCCAGGGCCAGTGGGCGATCCCGAACGGCGAGAGCTTCATGGCCCGCCTGATCCGGGACGCGGGCGGCACCTACGCCTGGGCCGGCACCAAGGGCACCGGCAGCATGACCCTCGACCTGGAGGCGGTGCTGGCCGAGGCCCGGGACGCCGAGGTCTGGCTGCCCCAGATGAACGAGTGGAAGACCCTCGCCGACGTCACCGAGGCCGACCCCCGGTACGCCGAGTTCGCCGCCTTCAGGTCCGGCAGGGTGTGGCCCGCCAACAAGGCCCTCGGCCCCGGCGGCGGCAACGACCTCTACGAACGCGGCGTCGTCCGCCCCGACCTGATCCTGGCCGACCTGGTCGCCATCCTCCACCCGGACCTGATGCCGAACCACTCGTTCACCTTCTACCAGCGGCTCGCCAAGTGA
- a CDS encoding iron ABC transporter permease, translating to MTDPRDQAPAPSDTGGLAVRPGGAAGARRRGVVLGVLGAVVVAGFVLAVALGSTVIPVDRVIPALLRLEGADPGVEVIIWTVRLPRAVTAVLAGAALAVAGVQMQTLFRNPLAEPYILGVSSGASLGVALAVTGWAVPAGAFTGAVAGPGRAGLVVAASAGAAAVLMLVLALARRVRSVVTILVIGVMVGSATSSLITLLLAYSDGQRAQQYLGWSLGSYAGTTWGDLAVFASVCGVALLAALAGVKPLNALLLGENYARTMGVRVRRTRTATLLTASVLAGSVTAYCGPVAFLGLAVPHMARLLLGTADHRVLMPAAILLGSAVSLACCIATQAPGSGAILPLNAVTTVLGAPVVITVLLRSRAARAGWAT from the coding sequence GTGACCGACCCCCGCGACCAGGCCCCCGCTCCGTCCGACACGGGCGGGCTCGCCGTGCGGCCGGGCGGGGCGGCGGGGGCACGGCGGCGGGGGGTCGTGCTGGGGGTGCTGGGGGCGGTCGTGGTGGCCGGGTTCGTGCTGGCGGTGGCGTTGGGGTCGACGGTGATCCCCGTCGACCGGGTGATCCCGGCGTTGCTGCGGCTGGAGGGGGCCGACCCCGGGGTCGAGGTGATCATCTGGACGGTGCGGCTGCCGCGGGCGGTGACCGCGGTGCTGGCCGGGGCGGCGCTGGCGGTGGCCGGGGTGCAGATGCAGACGCTGTTCCGCAACCCGCTGGCCGAGCCGTACATCCTCGGGGTCAGTTCCGGCGCGAGCCTGGGCGTGGCGCTGGCGGTGACCGGCTGGGCGGTGCCGGCGGGCGCGTTCACCGGGGCGGTCGCCGGACCGGGGCGGGCCGGTCTGGTGGTGGCGGCCTCGGCGGGCGCGGCGGCGGTGCTGATGCTGGTGCTGGCGCTGGCGCGGCGGGTCCGTTCGGTGGTGACGATCCTGGTCATCGGGGTGATGGTGGGCTCGGCCACGTCCTCGCTGATCACGCTGCTGCTGGCGTACTCCGACGGGCAGCGCGCCCAGCAGTACCTGGGCTGGAGCCTGGGCAGCTACGCCGGGACCACCTGGGGCGACCTGGCGGTGTTCGCCTCGGTCTGCGGCGTGGCCCTGCTCGCCGCGCTGGCCGGGGTCAAGCCCCTGAACGCCCTGCTCCTCGGCGAGAACTACGCCCGCACCATGGGCGTCCGCGTGCGCCGCACCCGCACGGCCACCCTCCTGACGGCGTCGGTCCTCGCCGGCTCGGTCACCGCGTACTGCGGCCCGGTCGCGTTCCTGGGCCTGGCCGTCCCCCACATGGCCAGGCTGCTGCTGGGCACCGCCGACCACCGCGTCCTGATGCCCGCCGCGATCCTCCTCGGCTCCGCCGTCTCCCTGGCCTGCTGCATCGCCACCCAGGCCCCCGGCAGCGGCGCGATCCTCCCCCTGAACGCGGTGACCACCGTCCTCGGCGCCCCCGTCGTCATCACCGTCCTCCTCCGCAGCCGCGCCGCCCGAGCCGGATGGGCGACGTGA
- a CDS encoding DUF6939 family protein: MAIHVAIRRRGTASIEREHPDALVVDVTSRAEEPWVRFSPFYPHGGIPVPFTPGVTAASVEGVWQALKVFADADVDPAKLSITTMRGLKRTVRRHGPVRGHRAGLHGRTLLPYEQARRQIYLPTYRWTLEHRTADLVARLTALSRHRDVVLLDYTTNGDVTDLSTPLSHAALIRHHIAGTWPAPDPARHSAPA; this comes from the coding sequence GTGGCGATCCATGTGGCGATCCGGCGACGCGGCACGGCGTCCATCGAACGCGAGCACCCGGACGCGCTCGTCGTGGACGTGACCTCACGGGCCGAGGAGCCCTGGGTGCGGTTCAGCCCGTTCTATCCGCACGGCGGCATTCCCGTCCCGTTCACGCCCGGAGTCACGGCCGCGTCCGTCGAGGGCGTCTGGCAGGCGCTCAAGGTCTTCGCCGACGCCGACGTGGACCCCGCCAAGCTCTCGATCACCACGATGCGGGGCCTCAAGCGCACCGTCCGCCGGCACGGCCCCGTCCGGGGCCACCGGGCCGGCCTCCACGGCCGGACCCTGCTCCCCTACGAGCAGGCCCGCAGGCAGATCTACCTCCCCACCTACCGCTGGACCCTGGAGCACCGCACCGCCGACCTGGTGGCCCGCCTGACCGCCCTGTCCCGGCACCGCGACGTCGTCCTCCTCGACTACACGACGAACGGCGACGTCACCGACCTGTCCACCCCGCTGTCCCACGCCGCCCTGATCCGCCACCACATCGCAGGAACCTGGCCTGCTCCGGATCCCGCCCGACACAGCGCGCCCGCCTAG
- a CDS encoding FecCD family ABC transporter permease, translating into MSRVVRAGALSVRWEPRAAAVGVALLAVGLAAAVFVVGTGDFPIPAPEVVRALAGQGDQATTFIVTELRLPRAVAGLLAGLALGISGAIFQSMSRNPLGSPDLIGFTTGASTGALLQILVLGGGAASIAAGSVSGAVCTAAAVYALSYRGGGVNGHRLVLIGVGAAAMLEAGNSYLITRAELRDAYEAAFWLTGSLNNRGWEHAVPLALALAVLVPLALAYGGRLKMGELGDDAAQALGVPVQRSRAILVAAGVGLIAAATTAVGPVPFVALAAPQLARRLTRRTGPHLLSAGLMGAALLAVSDLISLKLPAAVPVGVVTGTLGGLYLVWLLTTTGRKGTT; encoded by the coding sequence GTGAGCCGGGTGGTGCGCGCCGGAGCGCTGTCGGTGCGGTGGGAGCCGCGGGCCGCCGCGGTGGGCGTCGCGCTGCTGGCGGTGGGGCTGGCGGCGGCGGTGTTCGTGGTCGGCACCGGGGACTTCCCGATCCCGGCGCCGGAGGTGGTGCGGGCGCTGGCCGGGCAGGGCGACCAGGCCACCACATTCATCGTGACCGAGCTGCGGCTGCCGCGCGCGGTGGCCGGGCTGCTGGCGGGGCTGGCGCTGGGCATCAGCGGGGCGATCTTCCAGAGCATGTCCCGCAACCCGCTGGGCAGCCCCGACCTGATCGGCTTCACCACCGGCGCGTCCACCGGCGCGCTGCTGCAGATCCTGGTCCTCGGCGGCGGTGCGGCCTCGATCGCCGCCGGGTCGGTGTCCGGCGCGGTGTGCACGGCCGCGGCGGTGTACGCGCTGTCCTACCGGGGCGGCGGGGTGAACGGCCACCGCCTGGTGCTGATCGGCGTGGGGGCGGCGGCCATGCTGGAGGCCGGCAACAGCTACCTGATCACCCGGGCCGAGCTGCGCGACGCCTACGAGGCCGCGTTCTGGCTGACCGGCAGCCTCAACAACCGCGGCTGGGAGCACGCCGTCCCGCTGGCCCTGGCGCTCGCCGTCCTGGTCCCGCTGGCGCTGGCCTACGGCGGCCGGCTCAAGATGGGCGAGCTCGGCGACGACGCCGCCCAGGCCCTCGGCGTCCCCGTGCAGCGTTCCCGCGCGATCCTGGTCGCCGCGGGGGTCGGGCTGATCGCCGCCGCCACGACGGCGGTCGGCCCGGTGCCGTTCGTCGCCCTCGCCGCGCCGCAGCTGGCCCGCCGCCTGACCCGCCGCACCGGCCCGCACCTGCTGTCGGCCGGCCTGATGGGCGCCGCCCTGCTGGCCGTCAGCGACCTGATCTCCCTCAAGCTTCCGGCCGCCGTCCCGGTCGGCGTCGTCACCGGCACCCTCGGCGGCCTCTACCTGGTCTGGCTGCTGACCACCACCGGACGAAAGGGGACCACATGA
- a CDS encoding FecCD family ABC transporter permease yields MSTPVREAPPRKEPVSATAAAGRAGGLLVLAGVLVLTMAASLAIGAESIPLDRVVAGLLHPDGSREALIIQDLRVPRTLLGVAVGAALGLAGALMQALTRNPMAEPGLLGVNGGAAFAVVLVIGFLDARTSLVYVWAAFAGAAGAALLVYAVGSYGRAGATPSRLVLAGAALNAVFSALTAGVMLLDPRNFDGFRFWQVGSLSGRDLEVFAQLGPFMLGGAVLALLLARPLNALALGEEAGRALGVNPGRTRVLGALAIVVLCGSATAAVGPIWFLGLAVPFMVRSAIGPDQRWVLPYSLLLAPVLLLAADIAGRVLARPGELETGIVTAFVGAPVFIWMVRRGKAPKL; encoded by the coding sequence GTGTCGACTCCGGTGCGCGAAGCCCCCCCGCGCAAGGAGCCCGTCAGCGCGACGGCCGCGGCCGGACGGGCCGGGGGGCTGCTGGTCCTGGCCGGCGTCCTCGTGCTGACCATGGCGGCGAGCCTGGCGATCGGGGCCGAGAGCATCCCGCTGGACCGGGTCGTGGCCGGGCTCCTGCACCCGGACGGGTCGCGGGAGGCGCTGATCATCCAGGACCTCCGGGTGCCGCGCACGCTGCTGGGGGTCGCGGTCGGCGCGGCGCTGGGGCTGGCGGGCGCGCTGATGCAGGCGCTCACCCGCAACCCGATGGCCGAGCCGGGGCTGCTGGGTGTGAACGGCGGCGCGGCGTTCGCGGTGGTGCTGGTCATCGGGTTCCTCGACGCGCGGACGTCGCTGGTGTACGTGTGGGCGGCGTTCGCGGGGGCGGCCGGGGCGGCGCTGCTGGTGTACGCGGTCGGCTCCTACGGCCGGGCCGGGGCCACGCCGTCGCGGCTGGTGCTGGCGGGGGCGGCGCTGAACGCGGTGTTCAGCGCGCTGACCGCCGGGGTGATGCTGCTGGACCCGCGCAACTTCGACGGGTTCCGGTTCTGGCAGGTGGGATCGCTGTCGGGCCGGGACCTGGAGGTGTTCGCGCAGCTCGGGCCGTTCATGCTGGGCGGTGCCGTGCTGGCGCTGCTGCTGGCCCGGCCGCTGAACGCGCTGGCGCTCGGGGAGGAGGCGGGCCGGGCGCTGGGGGTGAACCCCGGCCGGACCCGCGTGCTGGGGGCGCTGGCGATCGTGGTGCTGTGCGGGTCGGCGACGGCGGCGGTGGGGCCGATCTGGTTCCTCGGGCTGGCGGTGCCGTTCATGGTGCGCTCGGCGATCGGGCCGGACCAGCGGTGGGTGCTGCCGTACTCGCTGCTGCTGGCCCCGGTGCTGCTGCTGGCCGCCGACATCGCCGGGCGGGTGCTGGCCAGGCCCGGTGAGCTGGAGACCGGCATCGTGACCGCGTTCGTGGGGGCGCCGGTCTTCATCTGGATGGTCCGCCGGGGGAAGGCGCCGAAGCTGTGA
- a CDS encoding non-ribosomal peptide synthetase: MLTREELHESLTQVLGEQVDPHDNLIELGMDSIRLMSLTGRLRKRGIEVAFAELAERPTLAQWWELLAERGAIEPAPEAETAEPETAEPDGPFPLALMQHAYWIGRDSEQSLGSVAAHLYVELDGRAIDPERLESAVRALVDRHPMLRVAVNDDGTQRILPERPGPAITVNDLRSAADPDAELERIRQEMSLQRLPIETGRVFDLRLSLLPSGSTRLHLDVDMVAADAMSYRTMLADLAALYSGETLPPIGYSYARYLAADPRAEARERDRAWWAERLDDLPGPPELPVVPRPGNRVVRKHHWLSAEGKRNLVARAHREGVTPAMALATIFAEVIGAWSATPRFLLNLPLFHRQPVHPDVDLLVGDFTGSILLEVDLTEDLPFVERARRVQAGLHTAGAHSDYSGLEVLRDLSRKQGEQVLAPIVYTSALNLGELFGDRVRELFGEPAWIISQGPQVLLDAQVTEVSGGLLLNWDVREPAFPEGVADAMFAAYTDAITRLGAPDADWTEPLRVQASPAQLEVRRRLNESQPPSPRTLIEGFFANARRAPGAPALLWGDEGALTYGELADRALRIAGHLAGQGVRPGDRVSIELPKGPDQAVAALGVLAAGAAYVPISPEQPPARRAKIVKVAAPAAALTPDELARALGDAAFATRAPGAADTLGRPGAEPLAAPVTVDPEQVAYVLFTSGSTGEPKGVEVSHRAAMNTISDLVERFSLGPSDVSLGVSALDFDLSVFDMFAPWTAGGAVALPVEEERKDAARWAELVRRRSVTVLNCVPSVLEMLLHAGGDVSSLRLVLLGGDWVGTHLPGLLAERAPGCRFVALGGTTETAIHSTVQEVAGEVPEDWRAVPYGVPLRGVACRVVDELGRDRPDWVPGELWIGGHGVADGYCGDPERTADRFVVHEGVRWYRTGDMARYRPDGTLEFLGRRDHQVKIRGFRIELGEIEAALESHSSVGRAVALVAGSKLAAVVVPAGGDAVDADELRAHAAEHLPPHMVPELLVPVDSLPLTANGKVDRKALTALAAAEAGEGTGYVEPRTALEKVVARTIGEVLNVDRVGADDDFFALGGDSVLATGVIARLREALDTTALPVRVIFNQRTVARIAERFAELDTEPGRLEAVADIYLTVADMTEEEVEAHLSNAP, from the coding sequence GTGCTGACCAGGGAAGAACTGCACGAGTCGCTGACCCAGGTGCTCGGGGAACAGGTCGACCCGCACGACAACCTGATCGAGCTGGGCATGGACTCGATCCGGCTGATGAGCCTGACCGGGCGGCTGCGCAAGCGCGGCATCGAGGTGGCGTTCGCCGAGCTGGCCGAACGGCCCACCCTGGCGCAGTGGTGGGAGCTGCTGGCCGAGCGCGGCGCCATCGAGCCCGCGCCCGAGGCCGAGACCGCCGAACCCGAGACCGCCGAACCCGACGGGCCGTTCCCGCTGGCCCTGATGCAGCACGCCTACTGGATCGGCCGTGACAGCGAGCAGTCCCTCGGCTCGGTCGCCGCGCACCTGTACGTCGAGCTGGACGGCCGCGCCATCGACCCCGAACGGCTGGAGAGCGCCGTCCGCGCGCTGGTCGACCGGCACCCCATGCTGCGCGTCGCGGTGAACGACGACGGCACCCAGCGGATCCTCCCCGAGCGGCCCGGCCCCGCGATCACGGTGAACGACCTGCGCTCGGCCGCCGACCCCGACGCCGAGCTGGAGCGGATCCGGCAGGAGATGTCCCTGCAGCGGCTGCCGATCGAGACCGGCCGGGTCTTCGACCTGCGGCTCAGCCTGCTGCCGTCCGGGAGCACCCGGCTGCACCTGGACGTGGACATGGTCGCCGCCGACGCGATGAGCTACCGCACGATGCTGGCCGACCTCGCCGCGCTCTACTCCGGCGAGACCCTGCCGCCCATCGGCTACAGCTACGCCCGCTACCTGGCCGCCGACCCGCGCGCCGAGGCCCGCGAACGCGACCGCGCCTGGTGGGCCGAACGCCTCGACGACCTGCCCGGCCCGCCCGAGCTCCCGGTCGTCCCCCGGCCCGGCAACCGGGTCGTCCGCAAGCACCACTGGCTGTCGGCGGAGGGCAAGCGGAACCTCGTCGCCCGCGCCCACCGCGAGGGCGTCACCCCCGCGATGGCGCTGGCCACGATCTTCGCCGAGGTGATCGGCGCCTGGTCGGCCACCCCGCGCTTCCTGCTGAACCTGCCGCTGTTCCACCGCCAGCCGGTGCACCCGGACGTGGACCTGCTGGTCGGCGACTTCACCGGGTCGATCCTGCTGGAGGTCGACCTGACCGAGGACCTGCCGTTCGTGGAACGCGCCCGCCGGGTCCAGGCCGGACTGCACACCGCCGGCGCGCACAGCGACTACTCCGGCCTGGAGGTGCTGCGCGACCTGTCCCGCAAGCAGGGCGAGCAGGTGCTGGCCCCGATCGTCTACACCAGCGCGCTCAACCTGGGCGAGCTGTTCGGCGACCGGGTGCGCGAGCTGTTCGGCGAGCCCGCGTGGATCATCTCCCAGGGCCCGCAGGTGCTGCTGGACGCACAGGTCACCGAGGTCTCCGGCGGACTGCTGCTGAACTGGGACGTGCGCGAGCCGGCGTTCCCCGAGGGCGTGGCGGACGCCATGTTCGCCGCCTACACCGACGCGATCACCCGGCTCGGCGCGCCCGACGCCGACTGGACCGAGCCGCTGCGCGTCCAGGCATCCCCGGCGCAGCTCGAGGTCCGGCGGCGGCTGAACGAGTCGCAGCCGCCGTCTCCCCGGACGCTGATCGAGGGCTTCTTCGCCAACGCCCGGCGCGCTCCCGGCGCCCCCGCCCTGCTGTGGGGCGACGAGGGTGCGCTGACCTACGGCGAGCTGGCCGACCGCGCCCTGCGCATCGCCGGTCACCTGGCCGGGCAGGGCGTGCGCCCCGGCGACCGGGTGTCGATCGAGCTGCCGAAGGGCCCGGACCAGGCCGTCGCGGCGCTGGGGGTGCTCGCCGCCGGAGCCGCGTACGTGCCGATCAGCCCCGAGCAGCCGCCCGCCCGCCGTGCCAAGATCGTCAAGGTGGCCGCGCCCGCCGCCGCGCTGACCCCGGACGAGCTCGCGCGGGCCCTCGGCGACGCCGCGTTCGCGACCAGGGCCCCCGGCGCCGCCGACACCCTGGGACGGCCCGGCGCCGAGCCCCTGGCGGCTCCGGTGACGGTGGATCCCGAGCAGGTCGCGTACGTGCTGTTCACCTCCGGATCGACCGGGGAGCCCAAGGGCGTCGAGGTGTCGCACCGGGCGGCGATGAACACCATCAGCGACCTGGTCGAGCGGTTCTCGCTGGGACCGTCCGACGTGTCGCTGGGCGTGTCGGCGCTGGACTTCGACCTGTCGGTGTTCGACATGTTCGCGCCGTGGACGGCCGGGGGCGCGGTGGCGCTGCCGGTCGAGGAGGAGCGCAAGGACGCCGCCCGCTGGGCCGAGCTGGTGCGGCGCCGGTCGGTGACCGTGCTCAACTGCGTTCCGTCCGTGCTGGAGATGCTGCTGCACGCCGGCGGCGACGTGTCGAGTCTGCGGCTGGTGCTGCTGGGCGGCGACTGGGTCGGCACCCACCTGCCCGGCCTGCTGGCCGAACGCGCCCCGGGCTGCCGGTTCGTGGCGCTCGGCGGGACCACCGAGACCGCCATCCACTCCACCGTGCAGGAGGTCGCCGGCGAGGTCCCCGAGGACTGGCGGGCCGTTCCGTACGGGGTGCCGCTGCGCGGGGTCGCCTGCCGGGTGGTGGACGAGCTGGGCCGCGACCGGCCCGACTGGGTGCCCGGCGAGCTGTGGATCGGCGGGCACGGCGTCGCGGACGGCTACTGCGGCGACCCCGAGCGCACCGCCGACCGCTTCGTCGTGCACGAGGGCGTCCGCTGGTACCGGACCGGCGACATGGCCCGCTACCGGCCGGACGGGACGCTGGAGTTCCTCGGCCGCCGTGACCACCAGGTCAAGATCCGCGGTTTCCGCATCGAGCTCGGCGAGATCGAGGCCGCCCTGGAGTCCCACTCCTCGGTGGGGCGCGCCGTCGCCCTGGTCGCCGGGTCCAAGCTGGCGGCCGTGGTGGTCCCCGCGGGCGGCGACGCCGTGGACGCCGACGAGCTGCGGGCGCACGCGGCCGAGCACCTGCCGCCGCACATGGTCCCCGAACTCCTCGTCCCGGTGGACTCCCTGCCGCTCACCGCCAACGGCAAGGTCGACCGCAAGGCCCTCACCGCCCTGGCCGCCGCCGAGGCCGGGGAGGGCACCGGCTACGTCGAGCCCCGCACCGCGCTGGAGAAGGTCGTCGCCCGCACCATCGGCGAGGTCCTGAACGTCGACCGGGTCGGCGCCGACGACGACTTCTTCGCCCTGGGCGGCGACTCCGTCCTGGCCACCGGCGTCATCGCCCGCCTCCGCGAGGCCCTGGACACCACGGCCCTGCCGGTCCGCGTCATCTTCAACCAGCGCACCGTGGCCCGCATCGCCGAACGCTTCGCTGAGCTCGACACCGAGCCCGGCCGCCTGGAGGCCGTCGCCGACATCTACCTCACCGTCGCCGACATGACCGAGGAAGAGGTCGAGGCCCACCTGTCCAACGCCCCCTGA
- a CDS encoding ABC transporter ATP-binding protein, with amino-acid sequence MLVLDALTVGYPGRRGRAARRVLERVDAEARAGDLTVLIGPNGTGKSTLLRTLAGLQPPLEGKVLLDGSPVAAIGPAELARRVAVVLTERDVPALLTGRELAALGRHPHTGFTGRLTAADRAAVDWALTAVDAAHLAERPVTELSDGERQRILTARALAQEPAAILLDEPTAFLDVPSRVALMGLLRRLARERSLVVVVSTHDLELALRIADRVWLITRDGGLHRGTPEELALNGAISAAFDGGGLTFDAASGVFVLPGGSRGTAHVTAPGLHGPLLERALSREGWRPVPEPPADLTVIWDGEVYEATRNGTSHRFPTLAAFTGWLRRS; translated from the coding sequence GTGCTGGTCTTGGACGCGTTGACGGTCGGTTATCCCGGGCGGCGGGGCCGGGCGGCGCGGCGCGTGCTGGAGCGGGTGGACGCCGAGGCGCGGGCCGGGGACCTGACGGTGCTGATCGGGCCGAACGGGACGGGCAAGTCGACGCTGCTGCGGACGCTCGCCGGGCTCCAGCCGCCGCTGGAGGGGAAGGTGCTGCTCGACGGGTCGCCCGTCGCCGCGATCGGCCCGGCGGAGCTGGCCCGCCGCGTCGCCGTGGTGCTGACCGAACGGGACGTTCCCGCGCTGCTGACCGGCCGGGAGCTGGCGGCGCTGGGGCGTCATCCGCACACCGGGTTCACCGGCCGCCTCACCGCCGCCGACCGTGCGGCGGTCGACTGGGCGCTGACCGCCGTGGACGCCGCCCACCTGGCCGAACGCCCCGTCACCGAGCTGTCGGACGGGGAACGCCAGCGGATCCTCACCGCCCGCGCCCTCGCCCAGGAGCCCGCCGCGATCCTGCTGGACGAGCCGACCGCGTTCCTGGACGTGCCGTCACGGGTCGCGCTGATGGGCCTGCTGCGGCGGCTGGCCCGGGAACGTTCCCTGGTCGTCGTGGTCTCCACCCACGACCTGGAGCTGGCCCTGCGCATCGCCGACCGCGTCTGGCTGATCACCCGTGACGGCGGCCTGCACCGCGGCACCCCCGAGGAACTCGCCCTGAACGGAGCGATCTCCGCGGCGTTCGACGGCGGCGGCCTGACCTTCGACGCGGCGTCCGGCGTCTTCGTCCTCCCCGGCGGCTCGCGCGGCACCGCCCACGTCACCGCCCCCGGACTCCACGGGCCCCTGCTGGAACGGGCCCTGTCCCGCGAGGGCTGGCGTCCCGTCCCCGAACCCCCCGCCGACCTCACCGTCATCTGGGACGGCGAGGTCTACGAGGCCACCCGCAACGGCACGTCCCACCGTTTCCCCACCCTGGCGGCGTTCACCGGCTGGCTCCGCCGCTCCTGA
- a CDS encoding ABC transporter ATP-binding protein, whose amino-acid sequence MSRLAARDLTLAYEQRVVAEGLGVEIPDGSFTVIVGPNACGKSTLLRALARLLKPREGAVFLDGEPILGQPAKRVARRVGLLPQQPITPDGITVADLVARGRYPYQGLLRQWSREDERAVSAAMEAVGVSGLAGRVVDELSGGQRQRVWLALVLAQETPIMLLDEPTTFLDIAHQIEVLDLCSRLHEEGRTLVAVLHDLNHACRYATHLVAMRDGEIVAQGAPEDVVTAELVERVFGLPCQIIPCPETGTPLVVPADRRRALTAGML is encoded by the coding sequence ATGAGCAGGCTCGCGGCTCGGGATCTGACGCTCGCCTACGAGCAGCGGGTGGTCGCCGAGGGGCTCGGGGTGGAGATCCCGGACGGGTCGTTCACGGTGATCGTGGGGCCGAACGCGTGCGGGAAGTCGACCCTGCTGCGGGCGCTGGCGCGGCTGCTCAAGCCCCGGGAGGGGGCGGTGTTCCTGGACGGGGAGCCGATCCTGGGGCAGCCGGCTAAGCGGGTCGCGCGGCGGGTGGGGCTGCTGCCGCAGCAGCCGATCACGCCGGACGGGATCACGGTGGCGGATCTGGTGGCCCGCGGCCGGTATCCGTACCAGGGGCTGCTGCGCCAGTGGTCCAGGGAGGACGAGCGGGCGGTGTCGGCCGCGATGGAGGCGGTCGGGGTGAGCGGGCTGGCCGGCCGGGTCGTGGACGAGCTGTCGGGCGGGCAGCGGCAGCGGGTGTGGCTGGCGCTGGTGCTGGCCCAGGAGACCCCGATCATGCTGCTGGACGAGCCGACGACGTTCCTGGACATCGCGCACCAGATCGAGGTGCTGGATCTGTGCTCGCGGCTGCACGAGGAGGGCCGCACGCTGGTGGCGGTACTGCACGACCTCAACCACGCCTGCCGGTACGCGACCCATCTGGTGGCGATGCGCGACGGTGAGATCGTCGCGCAGGGGGCGCCGGAGGATGTGGTGACGGCGGAGCTGGTGGAGCGGGTGTTCGGGCTGCCCTGCCAGATCATCCCGTGCCCGGAGACGGGGACCCCGCTGGTGGTGCCGGCGGACCGGCGGAGGGCGTTGACGGCCGGAATGCTGTGA